The following are from one region of the Centropristis striata isolate RG_2023a ecotype Rhode Island chromosome 19, C.striata_1.0, whole genome shotgun sequence genome:
- the uck1 gene encoding uridine-cytidine kinase 1, whose protein sequence is MDALQALDEAERPRHHPFLIGVSGGTASGKSTVCAKIMELLGQNKVDHRQRKVAIISQDCFYRVLTPEQKAKALKGQYNFDHPEAFDTELMYKTLKDIAEGKVVEVPTYDFVTHSRLDDRITVYPADVVLFEGILVFYPQKVRDMFHMKLFVDTDSDVRLSRRVLRDMTRGRDLEQILTQYTTFVKPAFEEFCLPTKKYVDVIIPRGVDNMVAINLIVQHIQDILNGDICKWQRGSMNGHARGFKRAMSEQGELQNGAANPPGKRVLLEPSCRPH, encoded by the exons ATGGATGCTCTCCAAGCCCTAGACGAGGCTGAGAGGCCACGACATCATCCTTTCTTAATAGGAGTGAGCGGGGGAACCGCCAGCGGCAAG TCAACAGTTTGTGCCAAGATCATGGAGCTCCTGGGCCAGAACAAGGTGGACCACCGCCAGAGGAAGGTGGCGATCATAAGCCAGGACTGTTTCTACAGAGTCCTGACTCCAGAGCAAAAGGCGAAAGCACTGAAGGGCCAGTATAACTTTGATCACCCAG AGGCATTTGATACCGAGTTAATGTACAAAACCTTAAAAGACATTGCAGAAGGAAAGGTGGTTGAAGTGCCAACGTATGACTTTGTCACTCATTCCAG gttggatgacaggatcacggTTTACCCAGCAGACGTGGTCCTATTTGAGGGGATCCTTGTCTTCTACCCACAGAAAGTGCGCGATATGTTTCACATGAAGCTCTTTGTGGACACAGATTCAGACGTCAGACTGTCTCGCAGAG TTCTGCGAGACATGACCAGAGGGAGGGACCTGGAGCAGATTCTCACGCAGTACACAACATTTGTCAAGCCTGCTTTTGAAGAGTTTTGTTTGCCT ACGAAGAAGTATGTGGATGTCATCATTCCAAGGGGAGTTGACAACATGG TGGCCATCAACCTCATCGTACAACACATCCAAGACATACTGAACGGCGACATCTGCAAATGGCAGCGAGGGTCCATGAACGGCCATGCGCGAGGCTTCAAGCGGGCCATGTCCGAGCAGGGCGAGCTGCAGAACGGAGCGGCTAATCCTCCTGGAAAGAGGGTCCTTCTGGAGCCCAGCTGTCGGCCTCACTGA